The DNA window CTGAAAAGAGCAATGATGTCTAGACTTGAAGAGTTTCTATCAGAACCAGATAAGGAATCGATTCTGAAGAGATATCAGAGCGCTCTCGACATCATAGGTAAAAGGGTAAGGATAAAGACCAGACATTCCAGTTTGCAAGGTAAAGCGCTGGGACTGGATGAGGAAGGTCTGCTCGTTATTGAAGAAGAAGGTACAAAGGAAAAATTACATCTCGTGGAGGGGGAGCTTGAAGAGGAATAATCTACACTTATTTACCAGAATGGCATGGTAAAGGGATGATGATGACGAAGGCTGTTGACTTGAACAGCGATATGGGTGAGTCTGACAGGGAAATTGCCAGAGATTACTGCATCCTCAATCATGTCACATCTGCCAATATAGCATGCGGCTTTCACGCAGGAGACCCCTACACCATGCTTAGGGTAGCTCAAAAATGCAGCCAGCTTAATGTGGGAATAGGAGCTCATCCTTCATTCCTGGATAGGGCCAATTTTGGAAGAACTAGGGTTGAAATGAAGAAGGAAGAGCTCGTGCCTCTGATAATCTACCAGATAGGAGCACTTGAGGGAATATGCAGGTCCATTGGCAGGAAGGTATTTCATGTAAAACCTCACGGAGCTCTTTACAACATGGCTGCTGATGAAGATGAATATGCTGAGGCCGTTGTTAAGGCTGCGAGAATCATGGACAAAAGTATTTTGACGCTTCCTTCTTCG is part of the Conexivisphaerales archaeon genome and encodes:
- a CDS encoding 5-oxoprolinase subunit PxpA, which codes for MMTKAVDLNSDMGESDREIARDYCILNHVTSANIACGFHAGDPYTMLRVAQKCSQLNVGIGAHPSFLDRANFGRTRVEMKKEELVPLIIYQIGALEGICRSIGRKVFHVKPHGALYNMAADEDEYAEAVVKAARIMDKSILTLPSSKLMEKAINEGVKAFAEGFADRGYLSDGRLAPRGMASSLITEPDVAAERALRLVDGSGIKSVDGLTINVQVQSICIHSDTPNACKIAETVRRRLEEAGVRVVSLSEM